Proteins from a genomic interval of Pseudomonas asplenii:
- a CDS encoding helix-turn-helix domain-containing protein, with amino-acid sequence MSLKTGFANVLKTLRISRGLTHKQMAEASSRGYMSKLEQGLSSPTVDKLTAISDTLGLSPLTLFTLTLSVESGQPIDSLVQRLKADVADLEAHGALKQLGVSSLPSINVQKAAQSRRLEVARPSPQAELCFAE; translated from the coding sequence ATGTCGCTCAAAACAGGCTTTGCCAACGTACTGAAAACTTTGCGGATCAGCCGAGGCCTAACGCACAAGCAAATGGCCGAGGCCAGCAGCCGTGGCTACATGTCGAAATTGGAACAGGGGCTATCAAGCCCTACCGTCGACAAACTAACTGCCATCAGTGACACGCTGGGGCTGAGCCCTCTGACACTTTTTACTCTGACATTGAGTGTGGAGAGCGGACAGCCGATTGATAGCCTGGTGCAGCGACTCAAGGCTGACGTGGCAGACCTTGAGGCCCATGGCGCCCTCAAACAACTGGGGGTCTCTTCACTCCCAAGTATCAATGTGCAAAAGGCCGCTCAGTCCCGGCGGCTGGAGGTTGCTCGCCCTTCCCCTCAAGCTGAGCTGTGCTTCGCCGAGTAG
- a CDS encoding antitoxin Xre/MbcA/ParS toxin-binding domain-containing protein encodes MSTLPPDQQARYLEVLDAAKRLYGGDIDAAMHWMSRPIKVFGGKAPACMVTSSVETETAVEYARRLEHGFVA; translated from the coding sequence ATGAGCACTTTGCCCCCCGATCAACAGGCCCGTTATTTGGAAGTGCTCGACGCCGCGAAGCGCTTGTATGGCGGTGATATCGACGCAGCCATGCACTGGATGTCACGTCCGATAAAAGTATTTGGCGGCAAAGCCCCTGCCTGCATGGTCACCAGCAGCGTGGAGACTGAGACCGCTGTCGAGTATGCCAGGCGTTTGGAGCATGGATTCGTTGCCTGA
- a CDS encoding competence protein CoiA translates to MKYAHVGDTRMEAEPKLRGVCPSCESEVISKCGKHVIWHWAHRSKLSCDPWWENETAWHREWKNRFPAEWQEVMHQDPISRERHIADVKTSHGVVVEFQRSTIDPEEVTAREQFYKRIVWVIDGTRSELDSSFFNLSRSGISTEGYAYFKWLGRSRLFHRWHTRTPVFVDFGGAGFWRVCAFDPTTKEGTVGIVDRDLFCQGLIRGETDFSRGGGPAGML, encoded by the coding sequence ATGAAATATGCCCACGTGGGCGACACCCGAATGGAAGCCGAACCGAAGCTGCGCGGGGTTTGCCCATCTTGTGAATCTGAGGTGATATCCAAATGTGGCAAACATGTGATCTGGCACTGGGCACATCGATCAAAACTCAGCTGTGACCCGTGGTGGGAAAACGAGACGGCCTGGCACCGGGAATGGAAGAATCGATTCCCAGCAGAATGGCAGGAGGTCATGCATCAAGACCCGATCAGCCGTGAACGCCATATCGCCGATGTGAAGACCAGTCACGGTGTCGTAGTTGAATTCCAGCGCTCGACGATCGATCCCGAGGAAGTGACAGCGCGAGAGCAATTCTACAAGCGGATCGTTTGGGTGATCGACGGGACACGCAGCGAACTGGACAGCTCTTTTTTCAATCTTTCACGCAGTGGAATCTCCACTGAGGGCTACGCCTACTTCAAGTGGCTGGGGCGTAGCCGCCTATTCCACCGCTGGCATACCCGCACACCCGTTTTTGTGGACTTTGGGGGCGCGGGGTTTTGGAGGGTGTGCGCGTTCGACCCTACGACCAAAGAGGGAACAGTCGGAATTGTTGATCGGGATTTGTTTTGCCAAGGCTTAATCCGAGGCGAGACCGATTTCAGCCGGGGTGGTGGCCCAGCCGGGATGCTTTAG
- a CDS encoding RES family NAD+ phosphorylase, which translates to MAQSVALVEITARARAVLDQYIWEARNHRHWGSDGSRLESPGEPLKYWVAEVFACSPGAPIVQAVCGGLSEECEALPIFSTTIHYSIRPAGVKSALNRWCDIQEGMRHSSRFFNDEARQLLSWLFDDLGQYAESAEADHVVQTLKPDDCPAIYRARRSPAEKVERIRDNPDTELGSPPKEVSGEGRMNPAGIPAFYGAFDRQTCIAELRPLPQDSFISGRFQLIRAVRVLDFERFEGANLGPIPSFFDPEYFKHLDRQGFLRKIHEEIRIPVDEEEKRNYLITQAVAEYLALKCSPRFDGVIFRSAQRAEGRNIVLFSHAAAKPTSSTVRFATGYRVSGAKAGDPLSIEYVAGSMILHTIDKDNVGTMDEVLKETESSNAIPEA; encoded by the coding sequence ATGGCCCAAAGCGTCGCACTCGTCGAGATCACTGCGCGGGCGCGTGCCGTTCTCGACCAATACATCTGGGAGGCGCGGAATCATCGTCATTGGGGTTCCGACGGTTCAAGACTGGAATCACCCGGCGAACCATTGAAATACTGGGTCGCCGAAGTCTTCGCTTGTTCCCCTGGTGCACCTATCGTTCAGGCAGTTTGTGGTGGACTGAGTGAGGAGTGCGAAGCACTGCCCATTTTTTCCACCACCATCCACTACAGCATTCGTCCGGCTGGGGTTAAAAGTGCGCTTAATCGGTGGTGCGACATCCAGGAGGGCATGCGGCACAGCAGTCGGTTCTTCAACGACGAGGCCAGGCAGCTTCTCAGCTGGCTGTTCGACGACCTGGGCCAATACGCAGAGTCAGCCGAGGCTGACCATGTCGTGCAGACCCTCAAGCCGGATGATTGTCCCGCAATCTACCGCGCGCGGCGCAGTCCTGCTGAAAAGGTCGAGAGGATTCGGGACAACCCCGACACTGAACTGGGTTCACCACCAAAAGAAGTATCGGGCGAGGGTAGAATGAACCCTGCTGGAATCCCGGCATTCTACGGTGCATTCGATCGTCAGACATGCATCGCAGAACTGCGCCCGCTTCCACAGGACAGCTTCATCAGTGGGCGATTCCAGCTCATCCGCGCGGTTCGAGTACTCGACTTCGAACGCTTCGAAGGCGCTAATCTAGGGCCGATTCCAAGCTTCTTCGACCCTGAGTACTTCAAGCACCTTGATCGCCAAGGTTTCCTTCGCAAAATTCACGAGGAAATAAGGATTCCAGTCGATGAGGAAGAAAAACGAAACTACCTGATTACCCAAGCTGTAGCCGAATACTTGGCCCTCAAGTGCTCCCCGCGCTTTGACGGCGTCATCTTTCGCTCTGCTCAACGCGCTGAGGGGCGGAACATTGTACTGTTCTCGCATGCCGCCGCTAAGCCAACGTCATCCACGGTGCGTTTTGCAACCGGATACCGGGTGAGCGGCGCAAAGGCGGGTGATCCATTGAGTATCGAGTACGTGGCCGGTAGCATGATTCTTCACACCATCGATAAAGACAATGTGGGCACGATGGATGAGGTGCTGAAAGAAACAGAATCTTCCAACGCCATACCCGAGGCATAA
- a CDS encoding UvrD-helicase domain-containing protein: MNFTKEQLEYIAAPLDQHSYLKACPGSGKTEVVAAMVSQTIQVWSRSPSGIAVLTFSNSATDELRSRVHKYLGGPIGLPHSISTFDSFVLTRLVASIASELTGYPGKDGDFRIRILEKEANIFQTQQRICGRRISACRYNYDLEAGRFKFSTGDRALDHQLNAVEVTDNMHRDLVATKRRFWLGGYATHGDIDMLALMAFKDHQFDRYFSRVARRFPVVIVDECQDLSAEQLQIVSKLSGFGIKFHFVGDLNQSIYGFRKSNPANVNKLMGVLQFKQYELTTNWRSGQAIVDLCSNIVGTGKVSGNPEIASIQPKILEYESCPSELLPTIRNLTAAYNEVVLVARGHASLQRLRNGKTFEGIELLAVACIGASSGSLSDLKVSLRTFAQWLAGKLKLEVTKTGPYCPTSMESKLAWRKFIHQSLRFMVASGAGNSDQNWSAWVRCAKLALRQLPDQAFVPDEILNELQELRGLNLVTKRGQGDKPVSIRLSSQDIQDGESETLRYETIHQVKGETHDVTVVVSSRKRGKGESHWADWLQNRESEAARFAYVASSRPRHMLIWAVKTLKPRERPTLVNLGFQLP; the protein is encoded by the coding sequence ATGAACTTCACCAAGGAGCAGTTGGAATACATCGCAGCGCCGCTTGATCAGCACAGCTACCTGAAAGCATGCCCAGGTAGTGGCAAGACCGAGGTGGTGGCTGCAATGGTCTCGCAAACCATTCAGGTGTGGTCACGTTCGCCTTCGGGTATCGCTGTTCTCACGTTTTCTAACAGTGCGACCGACGAGCTCCGGAGTAGGGTGCACAAGTACTTGGGCGGGCCTATCGGCTTACCCCACAGTATCTCTACCTTCGACAGCTTTGTTCTCACTAGGTTGGTGGCCAGCATCGCCAGCGAGCTGACGGGCTATCCAGGCAAGGATGGCGATTTCCGTATCCGTATCCTTGAGAAGGAAGCGAATATCTTCCAGACCCAGCAACGGATTTGTGGTCGCCGCATCTCAGCCTGTCGGTACAACTATGACTTGGAGGCGGGGCGCTTCAAGTTTTCGACCGGCGATCGAGCGCTCGATCATCAGCTCAACGCCGTGGAGGTTACTGACAATATGCATCGGGATCTCGTAGCCACGAAGAGGCGGTTCTGGCTCGGTGGTTACGCTACCCATGGTGACATCGATATGCTGGCGCTTATGGCCTTCAAAGATCACCAGTTTGACCGCTACTTCTCCCGAGTTGCCCGTCGGTTTCCCGTTGTGATCGTGGATGAGTGCCAGGATCTCTCCGCTGAACAACTGCAAATCGTGAGCAAACTCAGCGGCTTTGGGATCAAGTTTCACTTCGTCGGTGACCTGAACCAATCGATTTATGGGTTCCGCAAATCGAACCCGGCCAACGTCAACAAGCTCATGGGCGTACTGCAGTTCAAGCAGTACGAACTGACCACCAATTGGCGCAGCGGCCAGGCCATAGTCGACCTCTGCAGCAACATCGTCGGTACCGGGAAGGTTTCGGGGAATCCTGAAATCGCATCCATCCAGCCCAAAATTCTCGAGTACGAAAGTTGTCCATCCGAGCTGCTGCCTACGATCCGAAACCTGACAGCTGCATACAATGAGGTGGTACTGGTTGCCCGAGGGCATGCAAGCCTTCAGCGCCTGCGCAACGGGAAGACCTTTGAAGGCATTGAGCTGCTTGCAGTCGCCTGCATTGGCGCCAGCTCAGGGAGCCTGAGCGATCTCAAAGTGAGTCTCAGGACATTCGCCCAGTGGCTTGCAGGGAAGCTAAAGCTGGAGGTCACCAAGACGGGGCCCTATTGCCCAACCTCAATGGAGTCGAAACTGGCCTGGCGTAAATTCATCCACCAAAGCCTGAGGTTCATGGTTGCCAGCGGCGCCGGCAACTCCGATCAAAATTGGTCAGCGTGGGTACGCTGCGCAAAACTCGCACTGCGACAACTCCCTGACCAGGCGTTCGTGCCCGATGAAATTCTTAATGAATTGCAGGAATTGAGAGGACTCAACCTCGTCACCAAGCGTGGTCAAGGTGATAAGCCAGTGTCGATCCGTCTCTCGAGTCAGGATATCCAGGATGGCGAATCGGAGACATTGCGTTACGAGACGATTCACCAAGTCAAAGGTGAGACTCACGATGTCACTGTGGTTGTGTCCTCACGTAAACGCGGCAAAGGTGAATCACACTGGGCCGACTGGCTACAGAACCGTGAGTCTGAGGCCGCCCGTTTTGCCTACGTCGCGAGCTCAAGACCTCGGCACATGCTCATTTGGGCAGTCAAAACGCTGAAACCTCGCGAGCGTCCAACCCTGGTCAATTTGGGCTTCCAACTGCCGTGA
- a CDS encoding ATP-dependent nuclease, with translation MYLRQLDVTGFKCFGEPFTIEFRDGLNVLVGENGAGKTGVVSAVRQLFNDSESGKRIISERDFYRGFEPGAVAAESIQIQATFSGLDDQDAIAFESWCGNHDEAKLTFEARNQESRGRFRHHTYAGHEHAKPFESETLDYIHCIYLPPLRDAENKLREGRQSRLARLMKALCRKELAEARKAQTLHPLEEHVGNFNRELSQSDEFAIKQANQRIGDNLKAALGLNLSQGTMIQFSEVSFSRIVEGLRLLYFPNLSEADTTQFRSLEENSLGYNNLLYIASILAELILEEEEDRGEETYLRLLLIEEPEAHLHPQLQLRLLRHLKTVAEERGIQVIITTHSTVISAAVSLDHLIHISNDARPVAIPLSACGLPEHSRRFVDRWLDVTKSNLLFSKGALLVEGIAEAMVLPELARIVLRPYGEGKNCLDDYGVSVINLGGIYFNHFMQLFCDVTGGQPGENVPIRCAGLTDNDPPKSIRSVAGDDGKEIPVPFLPHDDDLLVGDNPALALIGPISQSQFGRLFVGKYKTFEYDIAMEGNNLRLMSTAAATLWPVQGGEVVRELTRRAGLDYSTMSSGERAPYANDMLDRIETKEIGKGFYAQAFADALANVRDDFIVPEYIRLAVLWACGIEEQAE, from the coding sequence ATGTATCTACGGCAATTGGATGTCACTGGATTCAAATGCTTTGGTGAGCCGTTCACCATCGAATTTCGAGACGGGCTGAACGTGCTCGTGGGAGAGAATGGGGCCGGCAAGACTGGCGTGGTCAGTGCAGTGCGCCAGCTCTTCAACGACTCGGAGTCAGGCAAGCGAATCATTAGTGAGCGCGATTTCTACCGGGGTTTTGAGCCGGGCGCGGTCGCTGCTGAAAGCATCCAGATTCAGGCGACGTTTTCAGGTCTGGATGATCAGGACGCCATTGCGTTCGAATCCTGGTGTGGAAATCACGACGAGGCCAAGCTGACTTTTGAGGCCCGCAATCAAGAGTCTCGCGGGCGCTTCAGGCACCACACCTACGCGGGGCACGAGCATGCCAAACCGTTCGAGTCCGAGACGCTGGACTACATCCATTGTATTTACCTACCTCCGCTGCGCGATGCCGAGAACAAGTTGCGCGAAGGTCGCCAGTCCCGCCTTGCCCGGCTCATGAAGGCCCTCTGCCGCAAAGAGCTCGCTGAGGCCAGGAAGGCACAGACTCTTCACCCGCTGGAAGAGCATGTCGGAAACTTCAATCGTGAGCTTTCACAGAGCGACGAATTTGCGATCAAACAAGCCAATCAGCGAATCGGAGACAACCTGAAGGCAGCGCTGGGGCTCAATCTCTCTCAGGGCACCATGATTCAGTTCTCAGAAGTCAGCTTCTCCCGGATCGTGGAGGGCTTGCGGCTTCTGTACTTCCCTAACCTCAGCGAGGCTGACACGACCCAGTTCCGATCGCTGGAGGAGAACAGCCTTGGCTACAACAACCTCCTGTACATCGCGTCGATCCTGGCTGAACTGATCCTGGAGGAAGAAGAGGATCGAGGCGAAGAGACCTATCTGCGGCTCCTGTTGATCGAGGAGCCAGAGGCGCATCTTCATCCTCAGCTTCAACTGCGCCTGCTGCGGCATTTGAAAACGGTGGCTGAAGAACGTGGCATCCAGGTCATCATCACCACGCACTCAACGGTCATCTCTGCCGCCGTCTCCCTGGATCACCTCATCCACATTTCAAATGACGCAAGGCCAGTAGCAATACCGCTCAGCGCGTGCGGCCTTCCTGAGCACAGCCGCCGCTTTGTGGATCGCTGGTTGGACGTCACAAAATCCAACCTCCTTTTCTCCAAAGGGGCACTGCTCGTAGAAGGAATCGCTGAGGCGATGGTGCTGCCAGAGCTGGCGCGTATTGTCCTGCGCCCCTACGGAGAGGGGAAGAACTGCCTGGACGACTACGGCGTCTCGGTGATCAATCTTGGTGGCATCTACTTCAATCATTTCATGCAGCTGTTTTGCGATGTCACGGGCGGCCAGCCAGGCGAGAATGTCCCAATCAGGTGTGCAGGGCTTACCGACAATGACCCACCGAAATCTATCAGGTCGGTTGCAGGCGATGACGGTAAAGAAATCCCCGTTCCGTTTCTTCCCCATGATGATGACCTCCTTGTAGGCGACAATCCGGCCTTGGCATTGATAGGGCCGATCAGCCAGTCGCAGTTCGGCAGGTTGTTCGTAGGTAAGTACAAGACCTTCGAGTACGACATCGCGATGGAGGGTAACAACCTCAGATTGATGTCGACGGCTGCGGCCACTCTCTGGCCTGTGCAAGGCGGGGAAGTGGTGAGGGAGCTGACAAGGCGGGCTGGACTGGACTACTCGACCATGAGTTCAGGGGAGAGGGCGCCGTACGCGAATGACATGCTTGATCGAATCGAAACCAAAGAAATTGGCAAAGGGTTCTATGCGCAGGCATTCGCGGACGCGCTGGCTAACGTGAGGGATGACTTTATCGTGCCGGAATACATCCGCTTAGCCGTCCTCTGGGCTTGTGGGATCGAGGAACAAGCCGAATGA
- a CDS encoding DNA-binding protein, with the protein MARGGVNLAVVQKARNSLLMRGVYPSIDAVRVEIGNTGSKTTIARYLKQLETPGPDATTRDRMSGALRGVVENLLDQVQEEGNQVFLEARAEFEHERKQLAARTETLENELAELQRCHEAQASALAIQAEELKTTHASLQAELARNAGLSQQCADLKVRLGERDAQIQSLEEKLLHNRNALEHYRESVKEQRDQELRRHEAQLHQLQVEQRKLQETVSVKQDESTRLNRDNERLLGEARQHARKSADLTDTVQRMTSDAQVTQVALARAEGAQEALKEQLLDQKQDTEALRQALMASTTTVTALQQQIGAVEAENATLRQALEQAVDASESTDHSSETGG; encoded by the coding sequence ATGGCCCGTGGCGGCGTTAACCTGGCAGTGGTGCAGAAAGCGCGGAACAGCCTGCTGATGCGTGGTGTGTACCCCAGCATTGATGCGGTGCGGGTCGAGATTGGAAATACAGGCTCCAAGACCACGATTGCTCGTTACCTGAAACAGCTGGAAACGCCCGGGCCAGACGCAACCACGCGTGATCGCATGAGCGGTGCACTGCGCGGGGTGGTCGAGAACTTGTTGGATCAGGTGCAGGAGGAGGGTAATCAGGTCTTTCTTGAGGCACGGGCAGAGTTCGAGCATGAGCGCAAACAGTTGGCCGCCCGCACAGAAACCCTTGAGAACGAGCTGGCAGAACTTCAGCGCTGTCATGAGGCGCAGGCTTCCGCACTGGCGATCCAAGCTGAGGAGCTCAAGACCACTCATGCTTCGCTACAAGCTGAACTTGCACGCAACGCCGGCCTATCCCAGCAATGCGCAGACCTCAAGGTTCGCCTAGGCGAGCGGGACGCCCAGATCCAATCCCTCGAAGAAAAACTGCTTCATAACCGCAACGCTCTGGAGCATTACCGTGAGTCGGTGAAGGAGCAGCGCGATCAGGAGCTGCGTCGCCACGAGGCACAGCTTCACCAACTGCAGGTTGAACAGCGCAAGCTGCAGGAGACAGTTTCGGTCAAGCAGGACGAGTCAACTCGGCTCAATCGAGATAACGAGCGCCTGCTGGGTGAGGCCAGGCAGCATGCCAGGAAGTCCGCCGACCTGACGGACACTGTCCAACGCATGACCTCAGATGCTCAGGTTACCCAGGTGGCGCTGGCGCGAGCGGAAGGTGCTCAGGAAGCGCTCAAGGAACAACTGCTTGATCAGAAGCAGGACACTGAAGCATTGCGCCAGGCCCTGATGGCAAGCACCACCACTGTCACCGCGCTGCAGCAACAGATAGGGGCAGTGGAAGCCGAGAATGCCACTCTCCGGCAAGCACTAGAGCAGGCAGTGGATGCATCAGAGTCAACAGATCATTCGAGCGAGACGGGCGGGTGA
- a CDS encoding site-specific integrase — MGKADLYLKAGARENTRKSYRAAIEHFEMDWGGYLPTTGDGIVRYLANYAGHHSINTLKQRLAALSQWHITQGFPDPTKTPDVRRVLKGIRAVHPAKTKQAAPLQLSQLQQVVGWLDTEANGAHHRGDHKCEVRHRRSIALVLIGFWRGFRGDELARLEIEHTHAVSGEGISFFLPYTKSDREHQGATYHTPALKMLCPVEAYINWITIAGLASGPVFRGIDRWGNLSTEGINPHSLIPMLRRILAEAGLPAAMYSSHSLRRGFATWATANGWDIKALMTYVGWKDMQSALRYIDASASFAGLAVGKRGSELQIGR; from the coding sequence ATGGGCAAAGCCGATCTGTACCTGAAGGCTGGAGCCCGGGAGAACACTCGGAAAAGCTACCGAGCAGCCATTGAGCATTTCGAGATGGACTGGGGTGGCTACCTGCCTACCACGGGTGACGGCATCGTCCGCTACCTGGCCAACTACGCCGGGCATCACTCGATCAATACACTCAAGCAGCGGCTCGCGGCGCTATCCCAATGGCACATCACTCAAGGCTTTCCAGATCCAACGAAGACGCCAGACGTCCGACGGGTGCTCAAAGGTATTCGAGCTGTCCATCCAGCCAAGACAAAGCAAGCTGCCCCTCTTCAGTTGAGCCAGCTGCAGCAAGTTGTGGGCTGGCTAGATACCGAAGCAAATGGCGCTCACCATCGAGGCGATCACAAGTGTGAGGTTCGGCACAGGAGATCAATCGCCCTGGTCTTGATCGGGTTCTGGCGTGGCTTCCGAGGTGACGAGCTCGCTCGTCTAGAGATCGAGCACACCCACGCGGTGTCTGGGGAAGGCATTTCATTCTTTCTTCCGTACACCAAGAGCGATCGCGAGCATCAGGGTGCGACCTATCACACGCCGGCGCTTAAGATGCTCTGCCCTGTGGAGGCATACATCAATTGGATCACCATTGCTGGCCTGGCCAGTGGGCCGGTGTTCAGGGGGATCGATCGCTGGGGCAATCTTTCAACCGAGGGAATCAATCCTCATAGCCTGATTCCGATGTTGCGCAGGATCCTTGCAGAGGCGGGTTTACCTGCTGCCATGTACAGCAGCCATTCCCTTCGGAGAGGCTTCGCAACATGGGCGACGGCGAATGGGTGGGACATCAAAGCGCTGATGACCTACGTGGGGTGGAAGGATATGCAGTCGGCGCTGCGCTACATCGACGCGAGCGCTTCCTTTGCGGGACTGGCGGTGGGGAAACGTGGATCTGAGCTGCAGATTGGCCGGTAG
- the istA gene encoding IS21 family transposase translates to MRKIREVLRLKFDAGLSVRKIAASLSIGHSSAGDYLCRFAASGLQWPLDISDAELNRRLFPPAVPVPTDQRPMPDWAWVHAELRRPGVTLALLWQEYRLAQPQGFQYSWFCEHYRLWAAKVDVVMRQEHRAGEKLFVDYAGQTVPVIDCRTGEIRQAQIFVAVLGASSYTFAEATWSQKLPDWLGSHVRCFTFLGGSSQILVPDNLRSGVTKAHRYEPDINPSYRDLAEHYGVAVLPARSRKPRDKAKVEVGVQVVERWILAVLRNRQFFSLGELNTAIALLLDRINHKPFKKLPGSRRSAFEAIDQPALQGLPEHPYVYAEWKKVRVHIDYHVEVDGHFYSVPYPLVNHQLEVRLTAQTVECFHANQRVASHLRSPHKGRHTTQIEHMPKSHREHAEWTPQRLIRWAEQTGPNTAGVIAYILERRIHPQHGFRACLGILRLSKQHGEARLEAACQRALALGACSYKSLESILRQGLERLPLAQQNLPLLPDEHINLRGPGYYH, encoded by the coding sequence ATGCGTAAAATCCGAGAGGTACTACGCCTAAAGTTCGACGCCGGCCTGTCCGTGCGCAAGATCGCCGCCAGCTTATCCATTGGCCATTCGAGTGCAGGGGATTACCTCTGCCGGTTTGCCGCCAGTGGGCTTCAGTGGCCCCTCGATATTTCTGACGCGGAGTTGAATCGACGGCTGTTTCCCCCCGCAGTGCCGGTGCCCACCGACCAGCGCCCGATGCCCGACTGGGCGTGGGTACACGCCGAGTTGCGCCGTCCCGGCGTAACCCTGGCGCTGCTCTGGCAGGAATATCGACTCGCTCAACCACAGGGCTTCCAGTACAGCTGGTTCTGCGAGCACTACCGCCTCTGGGCCGCCAAGGTCGATGTGGTCATGCGCCAGGAACACCGTGCTGGCGAAAAGCTCTTCGTCGATTACGCCGGCCAGACCGTGCCAGTCATTGACTGTCGAACCGGTGAGATCCGCCAAGCGCAGATCTTCGTCGCCGTGCTTGGCGCCTCCAGCTACACCTTTGCCGAGGCCACTTGGTCGCAAAAGCTGCCAGACTGGCTGGGCTCCCACGTGCGCTGCTTCACTTTTCTCGGCGGCTCATCGCAGATCCTGGTGCCGGACAATCTGCGCAGTGGCGTCACCAAAGCGCATCGTTACGAGCCCGATATCAATCCCAGTTACCGCGACTTAGCCGAACATTACGGCGTGGCCGTGCTGCCTGCTCGATCCCGCAAGCCTCGGGACAAAGCCAAGGTCGAAGTCGGCGTCCAAGTCGTCGAACGCTGGATCCTGGCGGTGCTGCGCAACCGCCAGTTTTTCTCGCTCGGTGAGCTCAATACCGCCATCGCACTGCTGCTGGATCGCATCAATCACAAGCCCTTCAAAAAGCTGCCCGGCTCACGCCGATCAGCCTTCGAGGCCATCGACCAACCGGCGCTCCAAGGGCTGCCGGAACACCCCTACGTCTACGCCGAATGGAAAAAGGTACGCGTCCATATCGACTACCACGTCGAGGTCGATGGCCACTTCTACTCGGTGCCATACCCGTTGGTGAATCACCAACTCGAAGTGAGACTCACCGCCCAGACCGTCGAGTGCTTCCACGCCAACCAACGTGTGGCCAGCCATCTGCGCTCGCCACATAAAGGCCGCCACACCACCCAGATCGAGCACATGCCCAAGAGCCACCGCGAACATGCCGAGTGGACGCCGCAACGGCTGATCCGCTGGGCCGAGCAGACAGGGCCGAACACCGCTGGCGTTATCGCCTACATCCTCGAACGCCGAATCCATCCGCAGCACGGCTTCCGCGCCTGCCTGGGCATCCTGCGCCTGAGCAAACAGCACGGCGAAGCGCGGCTGGAAGCCGCGTGCCAGCGTGCGCTGGCACTGGGTGCATGTAGCTACAAAAGCCTCGAATCGATACTGCGCCAAGGACTGGAACGGCTACCGCTGGCCCAGCAAAACCTGCCGCTGCTGCCCGACGAGCACATCAACCTGCGTGGCCCGGGCTACTACCACTGA
- the istB gene encoding IS21-like element ISPsy14 family helper ATPase IstB: MLPNPTLDKLQTLRLHGMIKALGEQHATPDINDLSFDERLGLMVDRELTEREDARLTTRLKAARLRHNACLEDIDYRSPRGLDKALILQLGSGQWLRDGLNLIIGGPTGVGKTWLACALAHKACRDGYSVRYLRLPRLMEELGLAHGDGRFAKLMAGYAKTDLLILDDWGLAPFTAAQRRDMLELLDDRYGNRSTLVTSQMPVDKWHALIGDPTLGDAILDRLVHNAYRIELKGESMRRRATKLTAAVASD, translated from the coding sequence ATGCTACCGAATCCAACGCTCGACAAGCTACAAACCCTGCGCCTGCACGGCATGATCAAGGCGCTGGGCGAACAACACGCAACGCCTGACATCAACGATCTCAGCTTCGACGAACGCCTCGGCCTGATGGTCGACCGCGAGCTGACCGAGCGCGAAGATGCACGCCTGACGACTCGCCTCAAAGCCGCACGACTGCGCCATAACGCCTGCCTGGAAGACATCGATTACCGCAGCCCGCGCGGGCTGGACAAGGCGCTGATCCTGCAACTGGGCAGCGGCCAGTGGCTGCGCGACGGCCTGAACCTGATCATCGGCGGCCCAACCGGCGTAGGCAAAACCTGGCTCGCCTGCGCGCTGGCCCATAAGGCCTGCCGCGATGGCTACAGCGTGCGCTACCTGCGCCTGCCGCGCCTGATGGAAGAACTGGGCCTGGCCCACGGCGACGGGCGCTTCGCCAAACTGATGGCCGGCTACGCCAAGACTGACCTGCTGATCCTGGACGACTGGGGCTTGGCACCGTTTACTGCAGCGCAACGCCGCGACATGCTCGAACTGCTGGACGACCGCTACGGCAACCGCTCGACGCTGGTGACCAGCCAGATGCCGGTGGACAAATGGCATGCGCTGATCGGCGATCCGACCTTGGGCGACGCGATCCTCGACCGGCTGGTGCATAACGCTTATCGGATCGAACTGAAGGGCGAATCGATGCGCAGGCGCGCAACGAAATTGACGGCGGCAGTGGCTTCAGACTAA
- a CDS encoding LysR substrate-binding domain-containing protein produces the protein MLSSNAMMARSSGCTKAHAGILIQPLYIIYNEIVSGELIPVLTEWELPKLIINIAFHERTYIPAKTRLFIDFLVEKFKPNNFERLWNEV, from the coding sequence ATGCTGTCCTCGAATGCAATGATGGCCAGATCATCCGGGTGCACCAAGGCTCACGCGGGCATTTTGATCCAACCGCTGTACATCATCTACAACGAGATCGTCTCAGGCGAACTCATTCCAGTTCTGACCGAATGGGAGCTGCCCAAGCTCATCATCAACATCGCGTTCCATGAGCGAACCTACATACCGGCAAAAACCCGACTGTTCATCGACTTCCTCGTGGAAAAATTTAAGCCCAACAACTTCGAGCGTCTTTGGAACGAGGTCTGA